Proteins encoded by one window of Nocardioides euryhalodurans:
- a CDS encoding branched-chain amino acid ABC transporter permease — translation MDFTTILSDSLQQAFGPTAIIYCLAAIGLNVHFGYTGLLNFGQAGFMMVAGYSLAGAVTIFSSSLWLGVVVGLLLTVVLALLLGVPTLRLRADYLAIVTIAAAEIIRQTISAATFSDTFGGQDGVTDFISGFRAVNPYSDPLDLGIVKWSAYDTWVMTVGWSMVALSCLVVWLLMRSPWGRVLKSIREDEDAVRSLGKNVYSYKMQSLIIGGLFGALAGFMVSLRSAAVGPSFFATDVTFFAYTVLLIGGAARVLGPVAGSIIFWFLITGLGTFFSQATRGADPLIPAAIMDSQQASLMRFIFLGLGLMLLMIFRPQGIFGDRRELALDAR, via the coding sequence ATGGACTTCACAACTATCCTGAGCGACTCGCTGCAGCAGGCGTTCGGCCCGACCGCCATCATCTACTGCCTGGCGGCGATCGGCCTCAACGTCCACTTCGGCTACACCGGACTGCTCAACTTCGGCCAGGCCGGCTTCATGATGGTCGCCGGCTACTCGCTCGCCGGCGCCGTGACCATCTTCTCGTCGTCCCTGTGGCTCGGCGTGGTGGTCGGGCTCCTCCTCACCGTCGTGCTCGCACTGCTGCTCGGTGTGCCGACGCTGCGGCTGCGGGCCGACTACCTCGCGATCGTCACGATCGCGGCGGCCGAGATCATCCGGCAGACGATCAGTGCCGCCACCTTCTCGGATACCTTCGGCGGCCAGGACGGCGTCACCGACTTCATCAGCGGCTTCCGGGCCGTCAACCCCTACTCCGACCCCCTCGACCTCGGGATCGTGAAGTGGAGCGCGTACGACACGTGGGTGATGACGGTCGGCTGGTCCATGGTCGCCCTCTCGTGCCTGGTCGTGTGGCTGCTCATGCGCAGTCCGTGGGGCCGGGTCCTCAAGTCGATCCGTGAGGACGAGGACGCCGTGCGCTCGCTCGGCAAGAACGTCTACTCCTACAAGATGCAGTCGCTGATCATCGGCGGCCTGTTCGGTGCGCTCGCCGGCTTCATGGTGTCGCTCCGCTCGGCCGCCGTCGGTCCGTCGTTCTTCGCCACCGACGTGACCTTCTTCGCCTACACGGTGCTGCTGATCGGTGGCGCCGCGCGAGTGCTCGGCCCGGTCGCCGGCTCGATCATCTTCTGGTTCCTCATCACGGGGCTCGGCACCTTCTTCAGCCAGGCGACGCGAGGCGCCGACCCGCTCATCCCCGCCGCGATCATGGACTCGCAGCAGGCCAGCCTGATGCGGTTCATCTTCCTCGGCCTGGGTCTGATGCTGCTCATGATCTTCCGACCACAAGGGATCTTCGGAGACCGAAGGGAGCTGGCGCTCGATGCCCGCTGA
- a CDS encoding ABC transporter substrate-binding protein, translated as MIRTSRARRLGVALAASAIVLSACGGSDEPDEAADPNTSEETESEAAPTGDGTLTLGSLLPQTGDLAFLGPPEFAGVNLAVEDMNAAGGVLGQDVVNIEADSGDGTPDIAGAEVDKLFNQDVDAIIGAAASGVSVSVIDKITGNGTVHFSPANTAAGFDTYDDNGLYFRTAPSDRLQGQVLANLAVEDGFSNVAVMARQDFYGEGLAEQVQTTLEEKGATVAEYVLYAADAQNYTAEVNKIAAAKPDALVLVAFEETTKIIPQLIAKGIGPQDIQIYFVDGNLADYSAENFDLTGVKGTLPVSGDPDPGFNDRLLEIDPKLKDFSYGPQSYDAAMIIGLAAIAAGDDSGEAIGAEIINVTREGTQCSTFEECAQLLEDGEDIDYEGASGPTDMNDSGSPASGTIGINEYSKGNTYEQVDTVSGLVE; from the coding sequence ATGATCCGCACGTCCCGTGCCCGCCGACTCGGCGTGGCGCTCGCAGCGTCCGCGATCGTCCTCTCCGCCTGTGGCGGTAGTGACGAGCCGGACGAGGCTGCAGACCCGAACACCAGCGAGGAGACGGAGTCGGAGGCTGCGCCCACGGGCGACGGCACCCTCACCCTCGGCTCGCTGCTGCCCCAGACCGGTGACCTGGCGTTCCTCGGCCCGCCCGAGTTCGCCGGTGTCAACCTCGCCGTCGAGGACATGAACGCCGCCGGCGGCGTGCTCGGCCAGGACGTCGTCAACATCGAGGCGGACTCCGGCGACGGCACGCCCGACATCGCGGGTGCCGAGGTGGACAAGCTCTTCAACCAGGACGTCGACGCCATCATCGGTGCCGCTGCGTCCGGTGTGTCCGTGAGCGTGATCGACAAGATCACCGGCAACGGCACCGTCCACTTCTCGCCGGCCAACACCGCCGCGGGCTTCGACACCTACGACGACAACGGCCTCTACTTCCGGACCGCCCCGTCGGACCGGCTGCAGGGCCAGGTGCTCGCCAACCTCGCGGTCGAGGACGGCTTCTCCAACGTCGCCGTGATGGCTCGCCAGGACTTCTACGGTGAGGGTCTGGCCGAGCAGGTCCAGACGACGCTGGAGGAGAAGGGCGCCACGGTCGCCGAGTACGTCCTCTACGCCGCGGACGCCCAGAACTACACCGCGGAGGTCAACAAGATCGCGGCGGCCAAGCCTGACGCGCTCGTGCTGGTCGCCTTCGAGGAGACCACGAAGATCATCCCGCAGCTGATCGCCAAGGGGATCGGCCCGCAGGACATCCAGATCTACTTCGTGGACGGCAACCTGGCCGACTACTCGGCCGAGAACTTCGACCTCACCGGTGTCAAGGGCACGCTGCCCGTCTCCGGCGACCCGGACCCGGGGTTCAACGACCGTCTGCTCGAGATCGACCCCAAGCTGAAGGACTTCAGCTACGGTCCGCAGTCCTACGACGCTGCGATGATCATCGGTCTGGCTGCGATCGCCGCCGGTGACGACTCGGGCGAGGCCATCGGCGCCGAGATCATCAACGTCACCCGTGAGGGCACCCAGTGCTCGACGTTCGAGGAGTGCGCTCAGCTCCTCGAGGACGGCGAGGACATCGACTACGAAGGTGCCAGCGGTCCGACCGACATGAACGACTCCGGTTCGCCGGCGTCCGGCACCATCGGCATCAACGAGTACTCGAAGGGCAACACCTACGAGCAGGTCGACACGGTCTCCGGACTGGTCGAGTGA
- the polA gene encoding DNA polymerase I produces the protein MRPIVPEAPPVPGGDLALSVSPDRVRTVSDTTQRLLLLDGHSLAYRAFFALPVENFSTTAGQHTNAVYGFTSMLVNVLRDEQPTHVGVAFDKSRQTFRLDEYADYKAGRNKTPSEFSSQLPLIQQMLDTLAIPHLQLEGYEADDIIATLATEATREGLEVLILTGDRDALQLVSETCTVLYPMRGVSELARMTPEAVETKYGVPPARYPELAALVGETSDNLPGVPGVGQGYAAKWINLYDGLDNVIARADEITGKKGEALRAHLADVMRNRRLNALVTDLDLALGPADLAVGAWDRQAGLQLLDELEFRGDLRTRLLEVVDAASEEPIDESGFELAGSRLSPGEVAGWLTAHASGEGRTGLTVQGSWRGGTGEVWSLALAAADGTAAWLDAAEISPEDDAALVSWLGDPGRTKVMHDAKGPMLALAARGWELRGLVSDTALAAYLVRPDQRSYDLADLTLRYLKRELRTHAGDAGQAELSFDTDESTGAQDVAMLHARAVLDLADALDDAIEEHGGARLLAEMELPLVDLLAEMEQVGIAVDLDHLESLESHFAGEVKRAADDAYAVIGKEINLGSPKQLQVVLFDELDMPKTKRTKTGWTTDADALQSLYEKTEHPFLTALLRHRDVARLRQTIEGLLKTVAPDGRIHTTFNQTIAATGRLSSTDPNLQNIPIRTEEGRRIREGFVVGPGYESLMTADYSQIEMRIMAHLSEDALLIEAFRSGRDFHAVTAARVFDVEPTAVTTEMRAKIKAMNYGLAYGLSAFGLGQQLRIDPSEARGLMDEYFETFGGVRDYLTGVVDEARRSGFTETIWGRRRYLPDLTSDNRQRREMAERMALNAPIQGSAADLIKVAMLQVQAAITEAGLASRMLLQVHDELVLEVAPGEREQLDALVREQMGSAAELTVPLDVSVGTGRSWHEAAH, from the coding sequence ATGCGACCCATTGTTCCCGAGGCGCCCCCGGTCCCCGGTGGGGACCTCGCGCTGTCGGTGAGCCCGGATAGGGTTCGGACCGTGTCCGACACCACCCAGCGCCTGCTCCTGCTCGACGGCCACTCCCTGGCCTACCGTGCGTTCTTCGCGCTGCCGGTGGAGAACTTCTCGACCACCGCCGGTCAACACACCAACGCCGTCTACGGCTTCACCTCGATGCTGGTCAACGTCCTGCGCGACGAGCAGCCGACCCACGTGGGCGTCGCCTTCGACAAGTCCCGGCAGACGTTCCGCCTCGACGAGTACGCGGACTACAAGGCCGGCCGCAACAAGACGCCGTCGGAGTTCTCCTCCCAGCTGCCGCTGATCCAGCAGATGCTCGACACCCTCGCCATCCCCCACCTCCAGCTCGAGGGCTACGAGGCCGACGACATCATCGCCACGCTCGCGACCGAGGCCACCCGCGAGGGCCTCGAGGTGCTGATCCTCACCGGCGACCGTGACGCGCTCCAGCTGGTGAGCGAGACGTGCACCGTCCTCTACCCCATGCGCGGGGTCTCCGAGCTCGCACGGATGACCCCCGAGGCCGTCGAGACCAAGTACGGCGTCCCGCCGGCCCGCTACCCCGAGCTGGCCGCGCTGGTGGGGGAGACCTCCGACAACCTGCCCGGGGTGCCCGGCGTCGGCCAGGGCTACGCCGCGAAGTGGATCAACCTCTACGACGGCCTCGACAACGTCATCGCGCGAGCCGACGAGATCACCGGCAAGAAGGGTGAGGCGCTGCGCGCCCACCTCGCCGACGTGATGCGCAACCGGCGGCTCAACGCGCTCGTCACCGACCTCGACCTCGCCCTCGGCCCGGCCGACCTCGCGGTCGGTGCGTGGGACCGCCAGGCCGGGCTCCAGCTGCTCGACGAGCTGGAGTTCCGCGGCGACCTTCGCACCCGCCTGCTGGAGGTGGTCGACGCCGCCTCTGAGGAGCCGATCGACGAGAGCGGCTTCGAGCTGGCCGGGAGCCGGCTGTCGCCGGGCGAGGTGGCCGGCTGGCTGACCGCTCACGCGAGCGGCGAGGGCCGGACCGGCCTGACCGTGCAGGGCAGCTGGCGCGGCGGCACCGGCGAGGTGTGGTCGCTCGCCCTGGCCGCCGCCGACGGCACCGCCGCCTGGCTCGACGCCGCCGAGATCTCCCCCGAGGACGACGCCGCCCTCGTGTCGTGGCTCGGCGACCCGGGGCGGACCAAGGTGATGCACGACGCCAAGGGTCCGATGCTGGCCCTGGCAGCCCGGGGCTGGGAGCTGCGGGGCCTGGTGAGCGACACCGCCCTGGCCGCCTACCTCGTCCGCCCCGACCAGCGCTCCTACGACCTCGCCGACCTGACGCTGCGCTACCTCAAGCGCGAGCTGCGCACCCATGCCGGCGACGCCGGGCAGGCCGAGCTGTCCTTCGACACCGACGAGAGCACCGGCGCCCAGGACGTCGCGATGCTCCACGCGCGGGCGGTCCTCGACCTCGCCGACGCCCTCGACGACGCGATCGAGGAGCACGGCGGCGCCCGGCTGCTGGCCGAGATGGAGCTCCCGCTGGTCGACCTGCTCGCCGAGATGGAGCAGGTCGGGATCGCCGTCGACCTCGACCACCTCGAGTCGCTGGAGTCCCACTTCGCCGGCGAGGTCAAGCGCGCCGCCGACGACGCGTACGCCGTGATCGGCAAGGAGATCAACCTCGGCTCGCCCAAGCAGCTGCAGGTCGTCCTCTTCGACGAGCTCGACATGCCGAAGACCAAGCGCACCAAGACCGGGTGGACCACCGACGCCGACGCGCTGCAGTCGCTCTACGAGAAGACCGAGCACCCCTTCCTCACCGCGCTGCTCCGCCACCGCGACGTCGCCCGGCTGCGCCAGACCATCGAGGGGCTGCTCAAGACGGTCGCCCCGGACGGCCGGATCCACACCACGTTCAACCAGACGATCGCGGCGACCGGTCGGCTCTCCAGCACCGACCCCAACCTCCAGAACATCCCGATCCGGACCGAGGAGGGGCGCCGGATCCGCGAGGGCTTCGTGGTGGGGCCGGGCTACGAGTCGCTGATGACCGCCGACTACAGCCAGATCGAGATGCGGATCATGGCCCACCTCTCCGAGGACGCGCTGCTCATCGAGGCGTTCCGCTCGGGCCGCGACTTCCACGCGGTGACCGCCGCCCGGGTCTTCGACGTCGAGCCCACGGCCGTCACGACGGAGATGCGGGCCAAGATCAAGGCGATGAACTACGGCCTCGCCTACGGTCTCTCGGCCTTCGGGCTCGGCCAGCAGCTGCGGATCGACCCGTCCGAGGCCCGCGGGCTGATGGACGAGTACTTCGAGACCTTCGGCGGGGTGCGCGACTACCTCACCGGCGTGGTCGACGAGGCGCGCCGTTCCGGCTTCACCGAGACCATCTGGGGCCGGCGCCGCTATCTCCCCGACCTGACCAGCGACAACCGGCAGCGCCGCGAGATGGCGGAGCGGATGGCGCTCAACGCGCCGATCCAGGGCTCCGCGGCCGACCTGATCAAGGTCGCCATGCTCCAGGTGCAGGCGGCGATCACCGAGGCCGGCCTGGCGTCACGGATGCTGCTGCAGGTCCACGACGAGCTCGTCCTCGAGGTCGCGCCGGGGGAGCGGGAGCAGCTCGACGCGCTGGTCCGCGAGCAGATGGGGTCCGCGGCCGAGCTGACCGTCCCGCTCGACGTCTCCGTCGGCACCGGCCGCAGCTGGCACGAAGCCGCCCACTGA
- a CDS encoding ABC transporter ATP-binding protein has translation MPADATTTTGAGDLSAARKALQDVPHEPGAPKPDPILVADDIVRQFGGLTAVDVKHFEVQRGVITALIGPNGAGKTTFFNLLTGFDRPSSGSWAFNGTSLNKVAAYKVSRMGMVRTFQLTKVLSKLTVIENMRVGATKQRGEGLFSAMFAPLWRSQESANTKRADALLERFLLIKKREDFAGSLSGGQRKLLEMARALMADPELVMLDEPMAGVNPALKQSLLGHVKSLRDEGRTVLFVEHDMDMVRDISDWVVVMAQGQIVAEGPPDSVMSNQSVIDAYLGSHHDQDISEDLEEKILAEAQAEIDHEEDHRG, from the coding sequence ATGCCCGCTGACGCGACCACCACCACCGGGGCCGGGGACCTCTCCGCCGCCCGCAAGGCGCTCCAGGACGTACCCCACGAGCCGGGGGCGCCCAAGCCCGACCCGATCCTCGTCGCCGACGACATCGTGCGTCAGTTCGGCGGCCTGACCGCCGTCGACGTCAAGCACTTCGAGGTGCAGCGCGGCGTGATCACGGCACTGATCGGGCCCAACGGTGCCGGCAAGACGACCTTCTTCAACCTGCTGACCGGCTTCGACCGGCCCAGCTCGGGGAGCTGGGCGTTCAACGGCACCTCGCTGAACAAGGTCGCCGCCTACAAGGTGTCGCGGATGGGCATGGTCCGCACCTTCCAGCTGACCAAGGTGCTCTCGAAGCTCACCGTGATCGAGAACATGCGGGTCGGGGCCACCAAGCAGCGCGGCGAGGGCCTCTTCTCAGCCATGTTCGCCCCACTCTGGCGCAGCCAGGAGAGCGCCAACACCAAGCGGGCCGACGCGCTGCTCGAGCGCTTCCTGCTGATCAAGAAGCGCGAGGACTTCGCCGGCTCGCTCTCGGGAGGACAGCGCAAGCTGCTCGAGATGGCCCGAGCCCTCATGGCCGACCCCGAGCTGGTGATGCTCGACGAGCCGATGGCGGGCGTCAACCCCGCCCTGAAGCAGTCGCTGCTCGGCCACGTGAAGTCGCTGCGCGACGAGGGCCGTACGGTCCTGTTCGTCGAGCACGACATGGACATGGTCCGCGACATCTCCGACTGGGTCGTCGTCATGGCCCAGGGACAGATCGTCGCCGAGGGACCGCCGGACTCCGTGATGAGCAACCAGAGCGTCATCGACGCCTACCTCGGTTCCCACCACGACCAGGACATCAGCGAGGACCTCGAGGAGAAGATCCTCGCCGAGGCCCAGGCCGAGATCGATCACGAGGAGGACCACCGTGGCTGA
- a CDS encoding GNAT family N-acetyltransferase, with the protein MRSPVHLRAACDTDAPALVHIWSDVMRRVGPEQQVEDIRHVVDRVSAMPEERIVVAEVEGQVVGAVHLRATTFSPINLERVLQVISPHVLPDFRRHGIGSALMQAAVEFAEELGITHVGTAVAAGSRDSNRFMARLSLGPAATLRVAQVGSVKNRLFASHRPMIARGGARQLTHVLAARRSLRRQQPSEG; encoded by the coding sequence ATGCGTTCTCCGGTGCACCTGCGGGCTGCCTGTGACACCGATGCACCCGCGCTGGTCCACATCTGGTCCGACGTGATGCGCCGGGTCGGTCCCGAGCAGCAGGTCGAGGACATCCGCCACGTCGTCGACCGGGTCTCCGCCATGCCGGAGGAGCGGATCGTCGTGGCCGAGGTCGAGGGACAGGTCGTGGGCGCGGTGCACCTCCGGGCGACCACGTTCAGCCCGATCAACCTCGAGCGCGTGCTCCAGGTGATCTCGCCCCACGTGCTGCCCGACTTCCGCCGCCACGGCATCGGCAGCGCGCTGATGCAGGCGGCCGTGGAGTTCGCCGAGGAGCTCGGCATCACCCACGTCGGGACCGCGGTCGCCGCCGGCTCCCGCGACTCCAACCGCTTCATGGCACGGCTCTCGCTGGGCCCGGCCGCCACCCTCCGCGTCGCGCAGGTCGGGTCCGTCAAGAACCGGCTCTTCGCCAGCCACCGGCCGATGATCGCCCGGGGCGGCGCCCGCCAGCTCACGCACGTGCTCGCCGCACGGCGCTCGCTGCGCCGCCAGCAGCCCTCGGAGGGCTAG
- a CDS encoding ABC transporter ATP-binding protein, which produces MADTDAPAVDRSAHLKGAEGAVLRADDLIAGYLPGVNILNGADLYCQEGELVGIIGPNGAGKSTLLKALFGLVKIKTGTVTLKGEDITNKRADALVTKGIGFVPQTNNVFPSLTIQENLEMGAYQRPSSFKKRFEFVGELFPALIDRRSQRAGSLSGGERQMVAMGRALMMEPSVLLLDEPSAGLSPVMQDEVFVQTRRINRTGVSVIMVEQNASRCLQIADRGYVLDQGRNAYTGTGRELAKDPKVIELYLGTLAKK; this is translated from the coding sequence GTGGCTGACACCGACGCGCCCGCGGTCGACCGGAGCGCACACCTCAAGGGAGCCGAGGGGGCGGTGCTGCGGGCGGACGACCTGATCGCCGGCTACCTCCCCGGCGTCAACATCCTCAACGGCGCCGACCTCTACTGCCAGGAGGGGGAGCTGGTCGGCATCATCGGCCCCAACGGCGCCGGCAAGTCCACGCTGCTCAAGGCGCTCTTCGGCCTGGTCAAGATCAAGACCGGGACGGTCACGCTGAAGGGCGAGGACATCACCAACAAGCGTGCCGACGCGCTGGTGACCAAGGGGATCGGCTTCGTGCCGCAGACCAACAACGTCTTCCCCTCCCTCACCATCCAGGAGAACCTCGAGATGGGCGCCTACCAGCGGCCCTCGTCGTTCAAGAAGCGCTTCGAGTTCGTCGGTGAGCTGTTTCCGGCCCTGATCGACCGCCGCAGCCAGCGGGCCGGCTCGCTCTCGGGCGGTGAGCGCCAGATGGTGGCCATGGGCCGCGCCCTGATGATGGAGCCGTCGGTGCTGCTGCTCGACGAGCCCTCGGCCGGCCTCTCCCCCGTCATGCAGGACGAGGTGTTCGTCCAGACGCGGCGGATCAACCGCACCGGCGTCTCGGTGATCATGGTCGAGCAGAACGCCAGCCGCTGCCTCCAGATCGCCGACCGCGGCTACGTCCTCGACCAGGGCCGCAACGCCTACACCGGCACCGGCCGCGAGCTCGCCAAGGACCCCAAGGTCATCGAGCTCTACCTCGGCACGCTGGCCAAGAAGTAG
- a CDS encoding DUF554 family protein, translated as MFPGIGTVVNVVAVLVGAGLGVLLGHRLPQRTRDVVTDGLGLVTAVIAMLSAFAVTDAVLVAEIGPSAPVLVVLGSVLLGGIVGSLLHLERRVEGLGGWLQSRLTSETGSAERHRFIEGFVASSLIFCTGPLTILGSLNDGLGRGADELYLKSVLDGFAAMAFAATFGWGVAASVVTVVVVQGSLTVVGVLLGDVLPTAYVAGLTATGGVLLLGVALRLLRIREVPVADLLPALLVAPFLVALAATLR; from the coding sequence TTGTTTCCCGGAATCGGCACCGTCGTCAACGTCGTGGCGGTGCTGGTCGGCGCCGGCCTCGGAGTGCTCCTCGGGCACCGGCTCCCGCAGCGCACCCGGGACGTCGTGACCGACGGCCTGGGCCTGGTCACGGCCGTGATCGCGATGCTGTCGGCCTTCGCCGTGACCGACGCGGTCCTGGTCGCCGAGATCGGCCCCAGCGCCCCCGTCCTGGTCGTGCTCGGATCGGTGCTGCTCGGCGGCATCGTGGGGTCGCTGCTGCACCTCGAGCGCCGCGTGGAGGGGCTCGGGGGCTGGCTGCAGTCGCGGCTGACCTCCGAGACCGGCTCCGCCGAGCGGCACCGCTTCATCGAGGGGTTCGTCGCCTCGTCGCTGATCTTCTGCACCGGTCCGCTGACGATCCTCGGGTCGCTCAACGACGGGCTGGGCCGCGGCGCCGACGAGCTCTACCTCAAGTCGGTGCTCGACGGCTTCGCGGCGATGGCCTTCGCCGCCACGTTCGGGTGGGGGGTCGCGGCCAGCGTCGTGACGGTGGTGGTCGTGCAGGGCAGCCTCACCGTGGTGGGGGTGCTGCTCGGCGACGTGCTGCCCACGGCGTACGTCGCCGGGCTCACCGCGACCGGCGGCGTGCTGCTGCTGGGCGTGGCCCTGAGGCTGCTCCGGATCCGGGAGGTCCCGGTCGCCGACCTGCTCCCGGCGCTGCTGGTCGCCCCCTTCCTGGTCGCGCTCGCGGCCACGCTTCGGTAA
- a CDS encoding branched-chain amino acid ABC transporter permease, which yields MHTPRSRLVVAVGALLALLGIALATASSSVAATASPASAAGMSGAASECALPTPTDDDTISILGRICDRRETPQVGVEGVDVTVEDEEGAVVGEATSGADGTFVIDLPGDAVSLLGSSFTVSLDEESLPEDTEPEVLSRTVPINLDNDQSVTFPIGEAGAAGAGFAVEALQLTVGGLVFSSLLAMAALGLSMIFGTTGLTNFSHGELITFGALVAYAFDQLPGEVTVGGVNITIAVGVVVAFIVSGAFGWLNDAALWRPLRHRGTGIIAMMIVSIGLSIFLRNLYQYFAGAQSRNYSQYSAVTPLEIGPLLITPKEIIVFVVAMAALLVTTALLQYTRIGKATRAVADNPALSASTGINVERVISIVWIGGTALAGLSGALLGLTQGFDYQIGFKILLLVFAAVVLGGLGTIWGAIVGAFIIGLFTELTTLFVPAEFKFVGALLVLIVVLLIRPQGLLGKAQRVG from the coding sequence ATGCACACTCCACGATCACGGCTCGTCGTCGCGGTCGGAGCACTGCTCGCACTGCTCGGCATCGCCTTGGCGACCGCCAGCAGCTCGGTGGCGGCGACCGCCTCCCCGGCCTCCGCGGCAGGGATGAGCGGCGCGGCCTCCGAATGCGCGCTCCCGACCCCGACCGACGACGACACGATCTCGATCCTCGGCCGCATCTGCGACCGCCGCGAGACGCCCCAGGTGGGCGTCGAGGGCGTCGACGTGACCGTCGAGGACGAGGAGGGCGCAGTGGTCGGCGAGGCCACCAGCGGCGCCGACGGCACCTTCGTGATCGACCTCCCGGGCGACGCGGTGTCCCTGCTGGGCAGCAGCTTCACGGTCTCGCTCGACGAGGAGTCCCTCCCGGAGGACACCGAGCCCGAGGTCCTGAGCCGCACCGTGCCCATCAACCTCGACAACGACCAGTCCGTCACCTTCCCGATCGGCGAAGCCGGCGCAGCGGGGGCCGGCTTCGCGGTCGAGGCCCTCCAGCTCACCGTCGGCGGCCTGGTCTTCTCCTCGCTGCTGGCGATGGCGGCCCTCGGCCTGTCGATGATCTTCGGCACGACCGGGCTCACCAACTTCTCCCACGGAGAGCTGATCACCTTCGGGGCCCTGGTGGCCTACGCCTTCGACCAGCTGCCGGGGGAGGTCACCGTCGGCGGCGTCAACATCACGATCGCCGTCGGCGTCGTGGTCGCCTTCATCGTCTCCGGTGCCTTCGGCTGGCTCAACGACGCCGCGCTGTGGCGGCCGCTGCGGCACCGCGGCACCGGCATCATCGCGATGATGATCGTGAGCATCGGTCTCTCGATCTTCCTCCGCAACCTCTACCAGTACTTCGCCGGCGCGCAGAGCCGCAACTACTCCCAGTACTCGGCGGTCACGCCGCTGGAGATCGGGCCGCTGCTGATCACCCCGAAGGAGATCATCGTCTTCGTGGTGGCCATGGCGGCGCTGCTGGTCACGACGGCCCTGCTCCAGTACACCCGGATCGGCAAGGCGACCCGCGCGGTCGCCGACAACCCGGCGCTGTCCGCCTCCACCGGCATCAACGTGGAGCGGGTGATCTCGATCGTGTGGATCGGGGGCACGGCCCTCGCGGGGCTGTCCGGGGCGTTGCTGGGCCTGACCCAGGGGTTCGACTACCAGATCGGCTTCAAGATCCTGCTGCTCGTCTTCGCCGCCGTCGTGCTCGGTGGCCTCGGCACGATCTGGGGCGCCATCGTCGGCGCCTTCATCATCGGACTCTTCACGGAGCTCACGACGCTGTTCGTGCCGGCCGAGTTCAAGTTCGTGGGCGCACTGCTGGTGCTGATCGTGGTGCTGCTCATCCGACCGCAAGGGCTGCTCGGCAAGGCCCAGCGGGTCGGCTGA
- a CDS encoding PaaI family thioesterase: MSQEQTDVSVADYIAQMPQGMGGLNEKMGIELLEISADRVVGTMPVEGNTQPYGLLHGGASVVLAETLGSVGSALHAQPDRLAVGVDINATHHRAATGGTVTGVATAIHLGRSMASYEVVISDERGRRVCTSRITCTLLPADRFGG, encoded by the coding sequence ATGAGCCAGGAGCAGACGGACGTGTCGGTGGCCGACTACATCGCGCAGATGCCCCAGGGCATGGGCGGCCTGAACGAGAAGATGGGGATCGAGCTGCTGGAGATCTCGGCCGACCGCGTGGTCGGGACCATGCCCGTGGAGGGCAACACCCAGCCCTACGGCCTGCTCCACGGCGGGGCGTCGGTGGTGCTGGCCGAGACCCTCGGATCCGTGGGCTCCGCGCTCCACGCGCAGCCCGACCGGCTGGCCGTCGGCGTCGACATCAACGCCACCCACCACCGGGCGGCGACCGGCGGGACGGTCACCGGGGTCGCGACCGCGATCCACCTCGGACGGTCGATGGCGTCGTACGAGGTGGTGATCAGCGACGAGCGGGGCCGCCGGGTGTGCACCTCCCGGATCACCTGCACGCTGCTGCCGGCGGACCGGTTCGGGGGCTGA